In Chitinophaga nivalis, a single genomic region encodes these proteins:
- a CDS encoding sensor histidine kinase, translated as MLRLKTKITLGVLFLYIMLLLVSILGYYYLNRLNVKAKVILVDNYESLEYAKNMLVALEELPVNRKAALDSFAANLQRQQRNVTEKGEEQATAAVQRIFTHLSNDATGGTADISALKKNIYVIMDVNMNAIVGKNERVKKTADNALLYIAIISGICFLLGFTFVYNFPGYIANPIHALTEAIKSIADKQYSKRLYFKSGDEFGELATAFNTMAQRLDEYDHSNLARIMFEKQRAEAVISSLKDATIGFDAKNIILFANTQALQLLNIPEKELIGQPAAAVSERNDLLRFLINTQENAPLKIVVDGKECFFTRETSDIQYEEKRIGYVVILRNITTFKEQDIAKTHFIATISHELKTPLAASDFSIKLLEDERTGHLSDEQKELVGSLKQDNRRMIKIVSELLDLSQVESGNIQLQPQPVTALNIVQYALDTVQKQATQQEVTIQLQVPDTLPRVLADVEKTAWVLVNLLTNAIRYSARSSAIELTVTDTGTDMLSFTVRDYGKGIPAAFRERIFERFFQVPGMKGHKGNGLGLAISKEFIEAQGGMIGVSSEEGKGSRFYFTLPIAPLGTV; from the coding sequence ATGCTCAGATTAAAAACGAAGATCACCCTGGGAGTATTATTCCTTTACATCATGCTGCTGCTGGTGAGCATATTGGGTTACTATTATCTGAACCGGCTGAATGTAAAAGCGAAAGTGATCCTGGTGGATAATTATGAGTCGCTGGAATATGCCAAAAATATGCTGGTAGCACTGGAAGAGCTGCCTGTGAACAGAAAGGCAGCCCTGGATTCTTTTGCAGCCAACCTGCAACGGCAGCAACGCAACGTAACAGAAAAGGGCGAAGAGCAGGCCACAGCGGCTGTGCAACGCATATTTACGCATTTGTCCAACGATGCTACGGGCGGTACGGCAGATATATCAGCCCTGAAGAAGAACATCTATGTAATCATGGATGTGAACATGAACGCCATTGTGGGCAAGAATGAACGGGTGAAAAAAACAGCTGATAATGCCTTATTGTACATCGCCATCATCAGCGGTATCTGTTTTCTGTTGGGCTTTACCTTTGTGTATAACTTCCCCGGTTATATTGCCAACCCCATTCATGCACTGACAGAAGCGATTAAAAGTATTGCCGACAAACAATACAGCAAACGGCTGTATTTCAAATCCGGCGATGAGTTCGGAGAGCTGGCCACCGCCTTTAATACCATGGCGCAGCGGCTGGATGAATACGACCATAGCAACCTGGCGCGTATCATGTTTGAAAAGCAACGGGCAGAAGCTGTGATCAGCAGCCTGAAAGATGCGACTATCGGCTTTGATGCCAAAAATATTATCCTGTTTGCCAATACACAGGCGCTGCAATTATTGAATATTCCGGAGAAGGAACTGATAGGACAACCGGCAGCAGCGGTTTCCGAAAGGAATGACCTGTTGCGTTTCCTGATTAATACACAGGAGAATGCCCCCCTTAAAATAGTGGTAGATGGAAAGGAATGTTTCTTTACCCGGGAAACTTCTGATATACAATATGAAGAAAAACGTATAGGCTATGTCGTTATACTCCGTAACATTACTACCTTCAAAGAACAAGACATTGCCAAAACCCATTTTATTGCTACGATTTCCCATGAATTAAAAACACCGCTGGCGGCATCTGATTTCAGTATTAAGTTGCTGGAAGATGAACGGACCGGTCATCTGAGCGATGAGCAGAAAGAATTGGTGGGCAGCCTGAAACAGGACAATCGCCGCATGATAAAAATTGTCAGCGAACTGCTGGACCTGTCGCAGGTGGAAAGTGGTAACATTCAGTTGCAACCGCAGCCGGTTACTGCCCTGAACATCGTACAATACGCCCTGGATACGGTACAGAAGCAAGCTACCCAGCAAGAGGTAACGATACAGCTCCAGGTACCGGATACCTTACCGCGGGTACTGGCAGATGTAGAAAAAACAGCATGGGTACTGGTGAACCTGCTGACCAATGCCATTCGTTATTCGGCCCGGTCATCTGCTATAGAACTAACGGTTACGGATACCGGAACAGATATGTTGTCGTTTACCGTACGGGATTATGGAAAGGGTATCCCTGCTGCTTTCCGGGAGCGTATCTTTGAAAGATTTTTCCAGGTGCCTGGTATGAAAGGACATAAGGGGAATGGGCTGGGACTGGCCATTTCCAAAGAATTTATTGAAGCGCAGGGCGGCATGATTGGGGTGAGTAGTGAAGAAGGAAAAGGCAGTCGTTTTTACTTCACGTTACCGATAGCACCCCTGGGAACTGTTTAA
- a CDS encoding PAS domain S-box protein: MKKIANTVIVLVVVVLITLCVFVFYAWMVQKRTRDAATSIKNSNLIIDKARSIAALDNSYTTSIRDMLLMDQQKLPPLGFQPPDSMQRALHQLMQMVSLSPPSQKVLLSIQHILREKIAYNQEILQTATTNLPKARQLITAPKGQQLRLRLQQLVSTFLETERTLLIQSIDKDAYYTRYSFWSMVLASLLILILLGGEARYIFRLFEKLRNWSNQLQKSEQSFKRLTEEMEPILFTTDTNGLFTYVSKGVADITGYSHTALIGKHYSLFLEEDIFENLDTFYRQQVEEGQDYSSREFEIITKTGAKRWVEQLTSIVRREDGKLKEFQCIVRDIDSEKRNDATVEYLQKRLEAIIDFMPSMMFVKDMPGKYLLVNNRFTEIMQVDKDDIIGKTDAELSHHTWVARYAELDRQVMSTGNRFKMDDTIEVKDKTYHFLITKFPLRNNAGEMIGVCGIGQDLTEKVNYIAGIEKANKIAKEAVNSQEIFLANMSHEIRTPMNGIIGMTNLLIQQQQLTPTQIDYVMGIKTSASNLLVIINDILDFSKIKAGKLQLLHEPFELFEVINQVLFPLKLQAEQKGVSFYQEIDDNIPAYLLGDEVRLNQILVNIVENAIKFTVAGSIRVKICLAGEDKDRSTIRIGFTVKDTGIGIPPEKQASIFESFSQTHTGSSRKFGGTGLGLAICKHLIALQDGIIRVESNINEGSVFYFELPFTKDLFATQQKKDPQKHATQDKALAGKLILVVEDNDINQQVAFHTLRNAGARTDVVSDGETALQMLRHKTYDCIIMDIQMPGMDGYQTTRAMRQQGITASIIAMTASAIKGEKERCLEAGMNDYISKPFEPEELFYKIQKGMGEEVADYVARPVAANASQGPVNFNTVYKIMSGNSENIRVLLEDLLRSVPVKFAELYAAIREENWNQAFIIAHQLKGNLDIVGMREAVTIAHSIERDATLTENLDTLPARLEELIATYNKYAPLIEEHIMAC; the protein is encoded by the coding sequence ATGAAGAAAATCGCAAATACCGTCATTGTCCTCGTAGTAGTGGTGCTGATAACACTATGTGTCTTCGTGTTTTATGCATGGATGGTTCAGAAAAGAACAAGGGATGCAGCTACTTCTATTAAAAACAGTAATCTCATTATAGATAAAGCCCGTAGCATTGCGGCACTTGATAACAGCTATACCACCAGCATCCGGGATATGCTGCTCATGGATCAGCAAAAACTTCCCCCACTGGGATTTCAGCCACCAGACAGCATGCAACGGGCCCTGCACCAACTCATGCAAATGGTTAGCCTCAGTCCCCCCAGCCAGAAAGTACTGTTATCCATCCAACACATCCTCCGGGAAAAAATAGCCTACAACCAGGAAATATTACAAACCGCCACCACCAACCTGCCCAAAGCCCGACAACTCATTACCGCTCCCAAAGGACAACAACTACGCCTCCGGCTGCAGCAACTGGTAAGCACCTTCCTGGAAACAGAACGGACGCTCCTCATCCAAAGCATCGACAAAGACGCCTACTATACCCGGTATTCTTTCTGGTCCATGGTACTGGCCAGCCTCCTCATACTGATCCTCCTGGGCGGAGAAGCCCGGTACATTTTCCGGCTCTTCGAAAAATTAAGAAACTGGTCCAACCAGCTGCAAAAGAGTGAGCAGTCTTTCAAACGACTCACCGAGGAAATGGAGCCCATCCTCTTTACCACCGACACCAACGGCCTCTTTACCTACGTCAGCAAAGGTGTTGCTGACATCACCGGCTATTCACATACCGCCCTCATAGGCAAACATTACTCCCTCTTTCTGGAAGAAGATATATTTGAAAACCTGGATACCTTCTACCGGCAACAGGTAGAAGAAGGGCAGGACTATTCTTCCCGGGAGTTTGAAATCATTACCAAAACAGGCGCAAAACGCTGGGTAGAACAACTCACTTCTATTGTACGCCGCGAAGATGGTAAGCTAAAAGAGTTCCAATGTATCGTCCGGGATATAGACAGCGAAAAAAGAAATGATGCCACAGTAGAATACCTGCAAAAACGCCTGGAAGCCATCATCGACTTTATGCCTTCCATGATGTTTGTGAAAGATATGCCCGGCAAATACCTGCTGGTCAATAACCGCTTTACGGAAATCATGCAGGTAGATAAAGATGATATCATTGGTAAAACAGATGCGGAATTATCCCATCATACCTGGGTAGCCCGCTATGCAGAGCTGGACCGGCAGGTGATGAGCACCGGCAACCGGTTTAAAATGGATGATACCATCGAAGTAAAAGATAAAACCTATCACTTCCTCATCACCAAATTCCCGCTTCGCAACAATGCCGGCGAAATGATCGGCGTCTGCGGCATCGGACAAGACCTCACAGAAAAAGTAAACTATATCGCCGGCATCGAAAAAGCCAATAAAATAGCCAAAGAAGCCGTCAATTCCCAGGAGATATTCCTGGCCAATATGAGCCACGAAATCCGTACACCCATGAACGGTATCATTGGTATGACCAATCTGCTCATCCAGCAACAACAGCTTACGCCTACGCAGATTGATTATGTCATGGGCATAAAAACCTCTGCCAGTAACCTGTTGGTGATTATCAACGATATCCTCGACTTCTCTAAAATAAAAGCAGGCAAACTACAACTGCTACATGAACCATTCGAGCTGTTTGAAGTCATTAACCAGGTATTGTTCCCTTTAAAATTACAGGCGGAACAAAAAGGCGTGTCTTTTTATCAGGAGATAGATGATAATATTCCTGCCTATTTACTGGGCGATGAGGTAAGACTGAATCAGATCCTGGTAAACATTGTGGAGAATGCCATCAAATTCACAGTAGCCGGCAGTATCCGGGTAAAAATATGTCTGGCCGGAGAAGATAAAGACCGCTCCACCATCCGCATTGGCTTTACCGTAAAAGATACCGGCATCGGCATTCCACCGGAAAAACAGGCTTCTATCTTCGAAAGTTTCTCCCAGACACATACCGGCAGCAGCCGCAAGTTTGGTGGCACCGGCCTGGGACTGGCCATCTGTAAACACCTGATTGCCCTCCAGGACGGCATTATCCGGGTAGAAAGCAATATCAACGAAGGATCTGTTTTTTATTTTGAATTACCTTTTACCAAAGATCTGTTTGCGACCCAGCAAAAGAAAGATCCGCAAAAACATGCCACGCAGGATAAAGCCCTCGCCGGAAAATTAATACTGGTGGTAGAAGATAATGATATCAATCAGCAGGTAGCTTTCCATACCCTGCGCAATGCCGGCGCCCGTACCGATGTGGTCAGCGATGGTGAAACCGCCCTCCAGATGCTGCGACACAAAACCTACGACTGCATTATCATGGATATCCAGATGCCCGGCATGGATGGTTACCAGACCACCCGCGCCATGCGGCAACAGGGCATTACCGCCAGTATCATTGCCATGACAGCTTCTGCTATCAAAGGAGAGAAGGAACGTTGCCTGGAAGCCGGCATGAATGATTACATCTCCAAACCCTTTGAACCCGAAGAACTGTTTTATAAAATCCAGAAAGGAATGGGAGAGGAGGTAGCTGATTATGTAGCCCGGCCGGTTGCTGCCAACGCCTCACAGGGACCTGTTAATTTCAATACTGTCTATAAAATCATGTCTGGCAACAGTGAAAATATCCGGGTACTGCTGGAAGACCTCCTGAGAAGCGTACCGGTAAAATTTGCAGAACTATATGCCGCTATCCGGGAAGAAAACTGGAACCAGGCTTTTATCATTGCCCACCAGCTGAAAGGCAACCTCGATATCGTAGGCATGCGGGAAGCCGTCACCATTGCCCATAGCATAGAAAGGGACGCCACCCTCACAGAAAATCTCGACACCCTGCCTGCCCGTCTCGAAGAGCTGATAGCAACATATAACAAATATGCACCCCTCATCGAAGAACACATTATGGCTTGTTAA
- a CDS encoding porin family protein produces MKKIIFTLGLIAAAMGVFAQDGGSPMNKAVNRATHSRDFLMIQLAYDGWSGAPDNVKTGFNRGFNVALMYDVPLKNSPISLAAGLGVSTSGVFLKDNIMDISGKSNRNTASFPANNNAYKKFKVATTYVELPIEIRYRSVPDNANKGFKAAIGMKIGALVDAHTKGKNTGANGSKNIDKVANKGFFNPWRFAATARVGYGNFAVFGAYSLNTLLKDNNNIDIRPYQIGICISGL; encoded by the coding sequence ATGAAGAAAATAATTTTTACCCTTGGTTTGATAGCTGCAGCTATGGGCGTTTTTGCACAGGATGGCGGCTCGCCGATGAATAAAGCGGTGAACAGGGCTACCCATTCGAGGGATTTTCTGATGATACAACTGGCCTATGATGGATGGTCCGGTGCCCCTGACAATGTAAAGACAGGGTTCAACCGCGGCTTCAACGTAGCCCTGATGTACGATGTTCCCTTAAAGAATTCGCCTATCAGTCTGGCTGCAGGTCTGGGTGTCAGCACCAGTGGTGTGTTTCTGAAAGATAACATCATGGACATCTCAGGAAAATCTAACCGCAACACGGCTTCTTTCCCTGCCAATAATAATGCATACAAGAAATTCAAAGTAGCGACCACTTATGTGGAGTTACCAATTGAAATACGTTACCGCAGTGTACCGGATAATGCCAACAAAGGCTTCAAAGCAGCCATCGGTATGAAAATCGGCGCATTGGTAGATGCACATACAAAAGGTAAGAATACCGGTGCCAATGGTAGCAAAAACATTGACAAGGTGGCCAACAAAGGTTTCTTTAACCCATGGCGTTTTGCCGCTACGGCTCGTGTAGGTTATGGTAACTTCGCTGTATTTGGCGCCTACTCGCTCAACACCTTATTAAAAGATAACAACAATATCGATATCAGACCATACCAGATTGGTATCTGTATCAGTGGCCTGTAA
- a CDS encoding enoyl-CoA hydratase-related protein, translating into MTALLLDIQDGIATITLNRPEVYNAFNDPLSYELQDALKQVEKDAAVRVVVLTGAGKAFSSGQDLKASMAAGKRNLSESLHKRYNPIIRAIRNMPKPVICRLNGVAAGAGCSLALACDMIIAAESASMIEIFVNIALVLDSGSSYFLPRTVGYHRAFELATKATKITSAEALQMGLVNKVVPDAELDEAVQAEAAYYASAPTKAIALMKKMLTKGMTENLDAALEYEAYCQDIAGNSVDNAEGIQAFLEKRKPAFAGA; encoded by the coding sequence ATGACAGCTTTATTATTGGATATTCAAGATGGTATTGCCACCATCACCCTGAACAGACCGGAAGTATACAATGCCTTTAATGATCCCCTCAGCTACGAACTGCAGGATGCCCTGAAACAGGTAGAAAAGGATGCTGCTGTAAGAGTGGTGGTACTTACCGGTGCCGGCAAAGCCTTTAGCAGCGGGCAAGATCTGAAAGCTTCTATGGCAGCAGGTAAACGAAATCTGAGTGAGTCGCTGCACAAACGGTACAATCCTATTATCCGGGCGATCCGCAATATGCCCAAACCGGTTATATGCCGGCTCAATGGGGTGGCTGCCGGCGCCGGATGTTCCCTCGCCCTGGCCTGCGATATGATTATTGCCGCCGAAAGTGCCTCCATGATTGAGATATTCGTAAATATAGCCCTGGTACTGGATTCTGGTTCTTCCTATTTCCTGCCCCGCACCGTAGGCTACCACCGTGCTTTTGAACTGGCTACCAAAGCCACGAAGATCACGTCGGCAGAAGCCCTGCAAATGGGACTGGTCAACAAAGTAGTACCGGATGCCGAACTGGATGAGGCGGTACAGGCAGAAGCAGCCTATTACGCCAGCGCCCCCACGAAAGCCATTGCCCTGATGAAAAAGATGCTGACCAAAGGCATGACCGAAAACCTGGATGCGGCACTGGAGTATGAGGCGTACTGCCAGGATATTGCCGGTAATTCGGTCGATAATGCAGAAGGGATACAGGCATTCCTGGAAAAAAGGAAACCGGCCTTTGCAGGCGCCTGA
- a CDS encoding S9 family peptidase codes for MYKPFLLAGLFISTMTVAQDKMTPELLWQLGRVSGEAVSADGKTVIYGVSQVKLADNKGEKNLYAIPLAGGTPQQLTNTPGAEGDVAILPGNKIGFSLKGQWWEMNADGTNSVQKTKVEGGMQNIRIAPDGKHILFSKEVKVKKVSGADHYPDLTKSNVQIYDNLNYRHWDTWEDGSFQHVFYATYNNGEVGAPIDIMAGEPYDCPQMPSGGAEDLIWSPDGQSIIYVCKKKFGKDYAISTNTDIYEYNLATQKTRNLSEGMMGYDTAPAFSQDGKHLTWLSMANDGFEADKNDVIILNRATGVKTNITKNWDGTASAVSFSNDSKKIFFLAVIKGTEQLLEISLQKDPAQTTEKHIRQVTSGDFDVNGIVAQSGNTLVVSRTDMNHAAELFTVDLQKGAITALTNVNKATYEKIGLSKVEKRWIKTTDGKEMLTWVIYPPDFDPAKKYPTLLYCQGGPQSPLSQYYSYRWNFQLMAAQGYIVVAPNRRGMPGHGVEWNAAISKDWGGQPIRDYLSAIDEVSKESFVDKSRLGAVGASYGGYSVYMLAGIHENRFKTFISHDGLFDLRSWYGTTEELWFANWDLGAYWDPANANTYKHYNPSEYANKWNTPILIIQGGIDFRVPIEQGLQAFQLAQLKGIKSKLLYFPEENHWVLKPQNGVVWQREFFSWLKETL; via the coding sequence ATGTATAAACCTTTTTTACTGGCAGGATTATTTATTTCGACTATGACAGTAGCCCAGGACAAAATGACCCCGGAACTGCTATGGCAGTTGGGCAGGGTAAGCGGAGAAGCGGTGAGCGCCGATGGCAAAACCGTTATCTATGGCGTATCCCAGGTGAAACTGGCTGACAACAAAGGAGAAAAAAACCTGTATGCCATTCCATTGGCCGGCGGCACCCCGCAACAACTGACAAACACTCCCGGCGCAGAAGGAGATGTTGCCATCTTACCTGGTAATAAAATCGGCTTCTCCCTGAAAGGACAGTGGTGGGAGATGAATGCTGACGGCACTAACTCGGTGCAGAAAACAAAAGTAGAAGGCGGTATGCAAAATATCCGGATAGCACCGGATGGTAAGCATATCCTCTTTTCCAAAGAAGTAAAAGTGAAGAAGGTCAGCGGCGCCGATCATTACCCCGACCTGACCAAATCCAACGTACAGATATACGACAACCTCAACTACCGGCACTGGGATACCTGGGAAGACGGCAGTTTCCAGCACGTATTCTATGCTACGTACAACAACGGCGAAGTAGGCGCACCAATAGACATCATGGCCGGTGAGCCCTACGATTGCCCGCAGATGCCTTCCGGTGGCGCCGAAGACCTGATCTGGAGCCCCGATGGCCAAAGCATCATTTATGTATGCAAAAAGAAATTCGGTAAAGATTACGCGATCAGCACCAATACCGATATATACGAATACAACCTGGCTACGCAGAAAACCCGCAACCTGTCTGAAGGCATGATGGGGTACGATACCGCTCCGGCCTTTAGCCAGGACGGCAAACACCTCACCTGGCTGAGCATGGCCAACGACGGATTTGAAGCCGATAAAAATGATGTCATCATCCTGAACCGCGCTACCGGTGTAAAAACCAACATTACCAAAAACTGGGATGGTACCGCTTCCGCAGTAAGTTTCAGCAACGACAGTAAAAAAATCTTTTTCCTGGCAGTTATCAAAGGCACCGAACAACTGCTGGAAATCAGCCTGCAGAAAGATCCTGCCCAGACAACGGAAAAGCATATACGCCAGGTAACCAGCGGCGATTTCGATGTCAATGGCATCGTAGCGCAATCCGGCAATACCCTCGTGGTTTCCCGCACGGATATGAACCATGCAGCCGAACTGTTTACCGTAGATCTGCAGAAAGGAGCTATCACTGCGCTGACCAACGTCAATAAAGCTACCTATGAAAAAATAGGCCTGTCTAAAGTAGAAAAACGCTGGATAAAAACCACCGACGGTAAAGAAATGCTGACCTGGGTCATCTATCCACCGGATTTTGATCCTGCTAAAAAATATCCAACGCTCCTGTATTGCCAGGGTGGACCACAGTCCCCGCTGTCGCAGTACTATTCCTATCGCTGGAACTTCCAGCTGATGGCAGCACAGGGCTATATCGTAGTAGCTCCCAACAGAAGAGGGATGCCCGGACATGGCGTAGAATGGAATGCCGCTATCAGCAAAGACTGGGGTGGCCAGCCTATCCGCGACTACCTGAGTGCCATCGACGAAGTAAGCAAGGAAAGCTTTGTGGATAAAAGCCGCTTAGGCGCTGTAGGAGCCAGTTATGGCGGCTACTCCGTATATATGCTGGCTGGCATACACGAAAACCGCTTCAAAACCTTTATTTCCCACGATGGTCTCTTTGACCTGAGAAGCTGGTATGGTACCACCGAAGAGCTGTGGTTTGCCAACTGGGACCTGGGTGCTTACTGGGATCCGGCCAATGCCAACACCTATAAACACTACAATCCCAGCGAATACGCCAACAAGTGGAATACACCTATCCTGATCATTCAGGGGGGTATCGACTTCCGCGTTCCCATTGAACAGGGCCTGCAAGCCTTCCAGCTGGCACAGCTGAAAGGCATCAAAAGCAAGTTGCTGTACTTCCCGGAAGAAAACCACTGGGTGCTGAAACCACAGAATGGTGTGGTATGGCAGCGGGAATTTTTCAGCTGGCTGAAAGAAACCCTGTAG
- the hflX gene encoding GTPase HflX, with amino-acid sequence MIEKKQVVQTEERAVIVGVITREQSERQVQEFLDELVFLAETAGAVTIKRFTQKLGHPDRATFVGKGKLEEIHQFIASRNISVVIFDDELTGSQIANIEKVLKVKVIDRSDLILDIFARRARTAQAKVQVELAQYQYILPRLRGMWSHLERQGGGIGSRGPGETEIETDRRIVKDKIALLRKRLLEIDKQALTQRKERGEFIRVALVGYTNVGKSTIMNLLSKSEVFAENKLFATLDTTTRKVVFEQTPFLLSDTVGFIRKLPHHLVESFKSTLDEVRESDILMHVVDISHPQYEEQIEVVNRTLQELKAFEKPTIMIFNKMDLYEANTFDEWLGEDVKQDILTGLKQHWDVKTNGNCVFISALEKRNIEELRKTIMDKVAQLYKERYPYKTEFFY; translated from the coding sequence TTGATCGAGAAAAAACAAGTGGTACAAACGGAAGAAAGAGCTGTCATTGTGGGTGTTATTACCCGGGAGCAATCGGAGCGTCAGGTACAGGAGTTCCTGGACGAGCTGGTGTTCCTCGCAGAGACAGCAGGCGCCGTGACCATCAAACGCTTTACCCAAAAGCTGGGACATCCTGACCGGGCCACTTTTGTAGGTAAGGGAAAGCTGGAAGAAATTCATCAGTTTATAGCAAGCCGTAATATTTCCGTGGTCATCTTCGACGATGAGCTGACCGGATCTCAGATCGCCAACATCGAAAAGGTGTTGAAGGTAAAAGTGATCGACCGGAGTGACCTGATCCTGGATATCTTTGCCCGCCGCGCCCGTACGGCACAGGCCAAAGTGCAGGTGGAACTGGCGCAGTACCAGTACATCCTGCCCCGCCTGCGTGGTATGTGGAGCCACCTGGAACGTCAGGGAGGCGGTATCGGCAGCAGAGGTCCCGGTGAAACCGAGATTGAAACAGACCGTCGTATCGTAAAAGACAAAATAGCGCTCTTACGTAAACGGCTGCTGGAAATCGACAAACAAGCCCTCACGCAGCGCAAGGAACGGGGTGAATTTATCCGCGTAGCCCTCGTAGGCTATACCAACGTAGGTAAAAGCACCATCATGAACCTGCTGAGTAAAAGTGAAGTGTTTGCCGAAAATAAACTGTTCGCTACCCTGGATACCACCACCAGAAAAGTAGTATTTGAACAAACACCCTTTTTGCTGAGCGATACGGTAGGATTTATCCGTAAACTGCCGCATCACCTGGTAGAAAGCTTCAAATCCACCCTGGATGAAGTAAGGGAAAGCGACATTTTAATGCATGTGGTAGACATTTCACATCCGCAATATGAAGAGCAGATTGAAGTGGTAAACCGCACCTTGCAGGAGCTGAAAGCCTTTGAAAAGCCAACTATCATGATCTTCAACAAAATGGATCTGTATGAGGCCAACACCTTCGACGAATGGCTGGGAGAAGACGTGAAACAGGACATTCTGACTGGTCTGAAACAGCACTGGGATGTTAAAACCAACGGTAACTGCGTATTCATCTCTGCACTGGAAAAAAGAAATATTGAGGAACTGCGTAAAACCATTATGGATAAAGTGGCTCAGCTGTATAAGGAACGTTATCCCTATAAAACTGAATTCTTCTACTAA
- a CDS encoding Rieske (2Fe-2S) protein, translated as MAKTYSWHKLDEGNLPFTEKAISVIEVNGKKICCTLYEGQLFAFAFKCPHAGGIMADGVIDATGNVVCPLHRYKFSIKNGYNCSGEGYYLKTYPIEQRDDGAYVGMEKSGWLW; from the coding sequence ATGGCCAAAACGTATTCCTGGCATAAGCTGGATGAAGGCAACCTGCCTTTTACGGAAAAAGCCATCAGCGTAATAGAGGTAAATGGTAAAAAGATCTGCTGTACCCTGTATGAAGGACAGCTGTTTGCCTTTGCCTTTAAATGTCCGCATGCCGGCGGCATAATGGCCGATGGGGTCATTGATGCCACCGGCAATGTTGTTTGTCCCCTGCACCGGTATAAATTCAGTATTAAAAACGGTTACAATTGCAGTGGGGAAGGCTACTACCTGAAGACCTATCCTATAGAACAACGGGATGACGGTGCGTACGTAGGAATGGAGAAGAGCGGATGGCTTTGGTAG